In the genome of Haemophilus pittmaniae, one region contains:
- the cmk gene encoding (d)CMP kinase: MGIIITVDGPSGAGKGTLCYALAEKLGFTLLDSGAIYRVTALAALKRHADLTDEEGLAELARHLDIQFIPKNGEVNVLLGGMDVSHLIRTQEVAEAASKVAVFPKVREALLQLQQDFGKNEGLIADGRDMGTVVFPNAQAKLFLDASAEERAKRRYKQLQNKGINGNFAQILAEIQERDFRDRNREVAPLKPAKDALLLDSTDLGIEQVISQALAFIEQQIKLS; encoded by the coding sequence ATGGGGATAATTATCACCGTTGATGGCCCAAGTGGAGCTGGAAAAGGAACGCTTTGCTATGCATTGGCAGAGAAGTTAGGTTTTACCTTATTAGATAGTGGTGCCATTTATCGCGTGACGGCATTAGCTGCGTTGAAACGTCATGCAGACTTAACCGATGAAGAAGGATTAGCGGAGTTAGCACGTCATTTAGATATTCAGTTCATTCCAAAGAATGGAGAAGTCAATGTGCTTCTTGGTGGGATGGATGTAAGCCATTTAATCCGTACGCAAGAAGTTGCAGAGGCTGCATCAAAAGTGGCTGTTTTTCCTAAAGTGCGCGAGGCGTTATTACAGCTTCAGCAGGATTTTGGAAAAAATGAAGGGTTAATTGCCGATGGACGTGATATGGGAACCGTCGTTTTTCCTAACGCACAAGCTAAATTATTTTTAGATGCAAGCGCTGAGGAGCGCGCAAAAAGACGCTATAAACAGTTGCAAAATAAGGGAATAAATGGTAACTTTGCACAGATTTTAGCCGAGATTCAAGAGCGTGATTTTCGCGATAGAAATCGGGAGGTCGCTCCTTTAAAACCGGCTAAAGACGCTTTGTTGTTAGATAGTACTGATCTTGGAATTGAGCAAGTCATTTCCCAAGCATTAGCGTTTATTGAACAGCAAATCAAACTTTCGTAG
- a CDS encoding LapA family protein, whose protein sequence is MFKYILGFIIVLAVVLVAITVGANNDQMITFNYIFAENQFRLSTLVAILFGFGLILGWLLTGIFYLKLKIKTMALTRQVKRQAAQINELTASHSKAI, encoded by the coding sequence ATGTTTAAGTATATTTTAGGTTTTATTATTGTTTTGGCGGTAGTGTTAGTCGCTATTACAGTAGGAGCTAATAATGATCAGATGATTACCTTTAATTATATTTTTGCTGAAAATCAATTCAGATTATCGACCTTAGTTGCAATTTTGTTTGGTTTTGGCTTAATTTTAGGCTGGCTATTAACAGGGATTTTTTATCTCAAACTTAAGATCAAAACCATGGCCCTCACTCGCCAAGTTAAACGTCAAGCAGCTCAAATCAATGAATTAACAGCCTCTCACAGTAAGGCTATCTAA
- the zevA gene encoding zinc transporter binding subunit ZevA has protein sequence MKKFILCACLAVPLITQAHPHAFVDMQNKILVQENKLVGFSMRWLLDEASSSAVLYDIKQAKGDPIALQALTDEVMNNIVSEHYFSYLFNKEGDKIKYQKQIKNPSMKVVGQRVAYSFDFLLSQPQSLNGQVFYLQTYDPTYYVAMHYPEKIKNAVNFDELPANCHGDVLAPHVDEKIQSYASSLDKSQKDEDNSLGVMFAQKVKIQCE, from the coding sequence ATGAAAAAGTTTATTTTATGTGCATGTTTAGCAGTGCCTTTAATTACTCAAGCCCACCCTCATGCATTTGTTGATATGCAAAATAAGATATTAGTGCAAGAGAATAAATTGGTCGGTTTTTCTATGCGATGGTTATTGGATGAAGCTAGTTCATCTGCTGTTTTATACGATATTAAACAGGCTAAAGGTGATCCGATAGCATTACAGGCGCTGACTGATGAGGTGATGAATAATATAGTTAGCGAACATTATTTCAGCTATTTATTCAATAAAGAGGGTGATAAAATTAAGTATCAAAAGCAGATAAAAAATCCCTCAATGAAGGTCGTAGGGCAGCGGGTCGCTTATAGTTTTGATTTTTTATTGAGTCAACCACAGTCATTAAACGGACAAGTATTTTATTTGCAAACCTATGATCCAACTTATTATGTTGCGATGCATTATCCGGAAAAAATAAAAAATGCGGTGAATTTTGATGAATTACCAGCCAATTGCCACGGTGATGTACTGGCTCCGCATGTAGACGAAAAAATTCAATCCTATGCATCTTCATTGGATAAGTCTCAGAAAGATGAAGATAATTCTTTAGGTGTGATGTTTGCTCAAAAAGTGAAGATTCAGTGTGAATAA
- a CDS encoding integration host factor subunit beta produces MTKSELIEHLARKSSLSIKDTEIFVKDILEMITSSLEEGDRVEVRGFGSFALHHRQPRVGRNPKTGGTVELSAKSVPHFKAGKELKERVNPE; encoded by the coding sequence ATGACCAAGTCCGAGTTAATTGAACATTTAGCAAGAAAGTCATCTTTGTCTATCAAAGATACAGAAATTTTTGTTAAAGATATTCTAGAAATGATAACTTCTTCATTAGAAGAGGGAGATCGGGTTGAGGTTCGCGGATTTGGTAGTTTTGCATTACACCACAGACAACCTAGAGTTGGGCGCAATCCTAAAACCGGAGGAACTGTTGAATTAAGTGCAAAATCCGTACCACACTTTAAAGCTGGAAAAGAATTAAAAGAGCGTGTGAATCCGGAATAA
- the pyrF gene encoding orotidine-5'-phosphate decarboxylase codes for MMSKVIVALDYETEAEALSLVDQIDPSLCRLKVGKEMFTTLGTGFVKQLHERNFDVFLDLKFHDIPNTVARAVRSAADLGVWMVDVHASGGLKMMEEAKKILEPYGKDAPLLIAVTVLTSMEDLDLLQIGINSSPLEHVLRLAHLTQRAGLDGVVCSPQEVEILRNTCGPNFKLVTPGIRPIGSDFGDQRRVMTPAAAIRSGSDYLVIGRPITQAVNPAEVLRSINASIA; via the coding sequence ATTATGAGTAAAGTGATTGTAGCATTAGATTATGAAACAGAAGCTGAGGCTTTATCATTAGTGGATCAAATTGATCCTAGTCTTTGTCGCCTTAAAGTTGGCAAAGAAATGTTCACGACATTAGGTACTGGTTTCGTTAAACAACTACATGAACGTAATTTTGATGTTTTTTTAGATCTGAAATTTCATGATATTCCTAATACTGTGGCAAGAGCAGTTCGTTCCGCGGCTGATTTAGGAGTTTGGATGGTAGATGTCCATGCTAGTGGTGGTCTAAAAATGATGGAGGAAGCTAAGAAAATTCTTGAGCCTTACGGCAAGGATGCGCCTTTATTGATTGCTGTGACTGTATTGACCAGTATGGAAGATTTGGATTTATTACAAATCGGTATTAACTCCTCACCACTTGAACATGTATTACGCCTTGCTCATTTAACACAACGTGCAGGATTAGACGGTGTTGTGTGTTCACCACAAGAAGTGGAGATTCTACGCAATACCTGTGGTCCTAATTTTAAATTAGTTACACCAGGAATTCGTCCAATTGGTAGTGACTTTGGTGATCAACGTCGTGTGATGACGCCTGCTGCAGCTATTCGTTCGGGATCTGATTATTTAGTAATTGGTCGGCCGATTACTCAAGCAGTGAATCCCGCTGAAGTTCTTCGCTCAATTAATGCCTCTATTGCGTAA
- the yciH gene encoding stress response translation initiation inhibitor YciH translates to MSDSTLVYSTDVGRIKEPKRSLERPRGDGIVRIQKQTSGRKGAGVSVISGLDLADDEIKKLAAELKKRCGCGGSVKDGNIEIQGEKRDLLKQLLEQKGFKVKLAGG, encoded by the coding sequence ATGAGCGATAGTACTTTAGTTTATTCCACCGATGTTGGTCGAATCAAAGAACCAAAACGCTCACTAGAGCGTCCTAGAGGCGATGGGATTGTACGTATCCAAAAGCAAACTAGTGGCCGAAAAGGGGCTGGTGTTTCAGTGATTAGTGGTTTAGATTTGGCTGATGATGAAATAAAAAAACTTGCAGCTGAGCTTAAAAAACGTTGTGGCTGTGGTGGTTCGGTTAAAGATGGTAATATTGAGATCCAGGGTGAAAAACGCGATTTATTAAAGCAGCTTCTAGAACAAAAAGGTTTTAAAGTGAAATTAGCTGGAGGCTAA
- a CDS encoding SirB2 family protein, translating to MLVYLHIVCAFLSLGLLIIRGGMQLSGKDWRAIKLLKILPHLVDTLLIASGLTIFFLFGYQLESWLVMKIIMLVLYIFFSAKYFSRKAIKPNNVFLMLAILSFLGAIFCAYSPRFIDI from the coding sequence ATGTTAGTTTATTTGCACATTGTTTGTGCATTTTTAAGTTTGGGGTTATTAATTATTCGTGGCGGAATGCAATTAAGTGGGAAGGACTGGCGAGCAATTAAACTGTTAAAGATTTTACCACATTTAGTGGATACGCTTTTAATTGCAAGTGGTTTAACTATTTTCTTCTTATTCGGCTATCAATTAGAAAGCTGGCTCGTTATGAAAATTATCATGCTTGTGCTTTATATCTTCTTCTCGGCTAAATATTTTAGTCGTAAAGCGATAAAACCGAATAACGTATTCCTTATGTTAGCTATATTAAGTTTCTTGGGTGCAATTTTCTGTGCTTATTCACCAAGATTTATAGACATCTAA
- the rpsA gene encoding 30S ribosomal protein S1, whose protein sequence is MSESFAQLFEESLKGLETRQGSIVSGTVVAIQKGFVLVDAGLKSESAIPVAEFQNAQGELEVKVGDTVNVALDAVEDGYGETKLSREKAVRHESWIELEKAYEEKATVIGLINGKVKGGFTVELNGVRAFLPGSLVDTRPAREADHLLGKELEFKVIKLDQKRNNVVVSRRAVIESENSQEREQILENLAEGSEVKGIVKNLTDYGAFVDLGGVDGLLHITDMAWKRVKHPSEIVNVGDEVTVKVLKFDKDRTRVSLGLKQLGQDPWVAIAENHPVNSKLTGKVTNLTDYGCFVEILDGVEGLVHVSEMDWTNKNIHPSKVVSLGDTVEVMVLEIDEDRRRISLGLKQCKPNPWTQFAETHNKGDKVTGKIKSITDFGIFIGLEGGIDGLVHLSDISWNVSGEEAVRNYKKGDEVSAVVLAVDAVKERISLGIKQLEEDPFNNFVAINKKGAVVSATVVEADVKGAKVELAGGVEGYIRAADLTDEVAVGDVVEAKYTGVDRKARIVHLSVKAKDQAEEAAAVASVNNKQEEVAIPNAMAEAFKAAKGE, encoded by the coding sequence ATGTCAGAATCTTTTGCTCAACTCTTTGAAGAATCATTAAAAGGCCTTGAAACCCGTCAAGGTTCAATCGTTAGCGGTACTGTTGTTGCTATTCAAAAAGGCTTTGTACTTGTTGATGCAGGTTTAAAATCTGAATCTGCAATTCCTGTTGCTGAATTCCAAAACGCTCAAGGTGAACTTGAAGTTAAAGTTGGCGACACAGTAAACGTAGCTTTAGATGCAGTTGAAGATGGTTACGGCGAAACTAAACTTTCTCGTGAGAAAGCTGTTCGTCACGAATCTTGGATTGAATTAGAAAAAGCTTACGAAGAAAAAGCGACCGTTATCGGTTTAATCAACGGTAAAGTGAAAGGCGGTTTCACAGTTGAGTTAAACGGTGTTCGTGCATTCTTACCAGGTTCATTAGTTGATACACGTCCAGCGCGTGAAGCTGATCACCTACTTGGTAAAGAATTAGAATTCAAAGTAATCAAATTAGATCAAAAACGCAACAACGTTGTTGTTTCTCGTCGTGCAGTGATCGAATCTGAAAATAGCCAAGAACGTGAACAAATCCTTGAGAACCTGGCTGAAGGTTCAGAAGTTAAAGGTATTGTTAAAAACCTAACTGACTACGGTGCATTCGTGGATTTAGGTGGAGTTGACGGTTTATTACACATCACAGATATGGCTTGGAAACGTGTTAAACATCCAAGCGAAATCGTGAATGTAGGTGACGAAGTAACTGTTAAAGTATTGAAATTTGATAAAGATCGTACTCGTGTTTCTTTAGGCTTAAAACAATTAGGTCAAGACCCTTGGGTTGCTATCGCTGAAAATCATCCAGTAAACAGCAAATTAACTGGTAAAGTTACTAACTTAACAGACTATGGTTGTTTTGTTGAAATCTTAGATGGCGTTGAAGGTTTAGTTCACGTTTCAGAAATGGATTGGACTAATAAAAACATCCATCCATCTAAAGTTGTAAGCTTAGGCGATACAGTTGAAGTTATGGTATTAGAAATCGATGAAGATCGTCGTCGTATTTCTTTAGGTTTAAAACAATGCAAACCGAATCCATGGACTCAATTTGCTGAAACTCACAATAAAGGTGATAAAGTAACTGGCAAAATTAAATCCATTACCGATTTTGGTATCTTCATCGGCCTTGAAGGTGGTATTGATGGTTTAGTACATTTATCTGACATTTCTTGGAATGTTTCAGGTGAAGAAGCTGTCCGTAACTACAAAAAAGGTGACGAAGTTTCTGCCGTTGTGTTAGCAGTAGATGCAGTGAAGGAGCGTATTTCTTTAGGTATTAAACAACTTGAAGAAGATCCATTCAACAACTTCGTAGCTATCAATAAAAAAGGCGCTGTAGTTTCTGCAACTGTTGTTGAAGCTGATGTTAAAGGTGCTAAAGTTGAATTAGCTGGTGGTGTTGAAGGTTATATCCGTGCAGCAGACTTAACTGATGAAGTGGCTGTGGGTGATGTAGTTGAAGCCAAATATACTGGTGTAGATCGTAAAGCTCGTATCGTTCACTTATCTGTTAAAGCGAAAGATCAGGCTGAAGAAGCTGCTGCAGTTGCAAGTGTTAACAACAAGCAAGAGGAAGTTGCTATTCCTAACGCTATGGCTGAAGCATTCAAAGCAGCTAAAGGCGAATAA
- the lapB gene encoding lipopolysaccharide assembly protein LapB has protein sequence MLELLFLLLPIAAAYGWYMGHRSAKKDQDDISNKLSRDYVAGVNFLLSNQTDKAVDLFLDMLQKQEVENEIESNSQFEAELTLGNLFRSRGEVDRALRIHQALDRSPHYSFEQKLLAKQQLAKDFMTIGFYDRAENLYIMLVDEPDFAENALQQLLVIYQKTKEWKNAVNIAEKLNKLSPKENNIELAQCYCEYAISSEVESLSEKRTILLKALNVSPTCVRASVLLADLNIETEQYIDAIKTLENVLCQNSVYIGEVLKKLKYCYEKINELDSFELFLIRAGQQTQDNNVNLMLAKLVKDKDGLNAAQTVLYQQLAKNPTTLVFHQFIQYQIDDAEDGRGKESLILLHKMVGERIKQGFTYRCTNCGYQTHKLVWNCPSCKQWETIRPENN, from the coding sequence ATGCTTGAATTGCTCTTTTTGCTTTTGCCTATTGCTGCAGCTTATGGATGGTATATGGGGCATAGAAGCGCTAAGAAAGATCAGGATGACATAAGTAATAAACTTTCGCGCGATTATGTAGCGGGGGTAAATTTTTTGCTTTCTAATCAAACTGATAAAGCAGTTGATCTATTCTTAGATATGCTACAAAAGCAAGAAGTCGAGAATGAAATAGAAAGTAACTCGCAGTTTGAAGCCGAGCTCACTTTGGGCAATCTATTCCGCTCTCGTGGAGAAGTAGATAGAGCTCTACGTATCCATCAAGCTCTTGATCGTAGTCCACATTATTCCTTCGAACAGAAACTTCTTGCTAAGCAACAGTTAGCTAAAGATTTTATGACTATTGGTTTTTATGATAGAGCTGAAAATCTTTATATTATGTTAGTAGATGAACCTGATTTTGCAGAAAATGCTTTGCAGCAACTGTTGGTGATTTACCAAAAAACGAAAGAATGGAAGAATGCAGTTAATATAGCTGAAAAGCTAAATAAACTATCACCAAAAGAAAATAACATAGAGTTAGCGCAGTGCTACTGTGAATATGCGATAAGTTCAGAGGTTGAGAGCTTATCTGAGAAACGTACTATTTTGCTGAAAGCTCTCAATGTTTCTCCAACCTGTGTCAGAGCTTCAGTTTTATTAGCAGACCTTAATATAGAAACTGAACAATACATAGACGCAATTAAAACGCTAGAAAATGTACTATGCCAAAACTCAGTCTATATTGGTGAGGTATTAAAAAAATTAAAGTATTGTTATGAAAAAATTAATGAATTAGATAGTTTTGAGTTATTTTTGATTAGAGCAGGCCAACAGACACAAGATAATAATGTAAATTTAATGTTGGCAAAACTGGTTAAAGATAAAGATGGCCTCAATGCCGCACAAACAGTGCTGTATCAGCAGCTTGCCAAAAATCCAACTACACTAGTTTTTCATCAGTTTATTCAATATCAAATTGATGATGCTGAAGATGGGCGGGGTAAAGAAAGTCTTATTTTATTGCATAAAATGGTTGGTGAACGAATTAAACAGGGATTTACTTATCGTTGTACTAACTGTGGTTATCAAACCCATAAATTAGTTTGGAATTGTCCTTCTTGTAAGCAATGGGAAACAATTAGACCAGAAAATAATTAA
- the ettA gene encoding energy-dependent translational throttle protein EttA, translating into MSTQFVYTMHRVGKVVPPKRHILKDISLSFFPGAKIGVLGLNGAGKSTLLRIMAGVDKEFEGEARPQPGIKIGYLPQEPKLDPQQTVREAVEEAVSEVKNALTRLDEVYALYADPDADFDKLAAEQANLEAIIQAHDGHNLDNQLERAADALRLPDWDAKIEHLSGGERRRVALCRLLLEKPDMLLLDEPTNHLDAESVAWLERFLHDYEGTVVAITHDRYFLDNVAGWILELDRGEGIPWEGNYSSWLEQKEKRLEQEQAAENARQKSIAKELEWVRQNPKGRQAKSKARMARFDELNSGEYQKRNETNELFIPPGPRLGDKVIEVEHLTKSYGDRTLIDDLSFSIPKGAIVGIIGANGAGKSTLFRMLSGQEQPDSGSITMGETVVLASVDQFRDSMDDKKTVWEEVSNGQDVLTIGNFEIPSRAYVGRFNFKGVDQQKRVGELSGGERGRLHLAKLLQRGGNVLLLDEPTNDLDVETLRALENAILEFPGCAMVISHDRWFLDRIATHILDYGDEGKVTFYEGNFSDYEEWKKKTLGEAATQPHRIKYKRIAK; encoded by the coding sequence ATGTCAACTCAATTTGTATATACGATGCATCGCGTCGGCAAAGTCGTGCCACCGAAACGTCATATTTTGAAAGATATTTCTTTAAGCTTTTTCCCTGGTGCAAAAATCGGGGTACTTGGCTTAAATGGTGCGGGTAAATCTACCCTTTTACGCATTATGGCGGGTGTGGATAAAGAATTCGAAGGTGAAGCGCGTCCACAACCGGGTATCAAAATTGGTTACCTTCCACAAGAACCAAAACTTGATCCGCAACAAACTGTGCGTGAAGCGGTAGAAGAAGCCGTTTCTGAAGTGAAAAATGCACTGACTCGTTTAGATGAAGTTTATGCACTTTATGCGGATCCTGATGCGGATTTTGATAAACTCGCGGCAGAACAAGCAAATCTTGAAGCGATTATTCAAGCGCATGATGGGCATAATTTAGATAACCAATTAGAGCGTGCAGCAGATGCATTACGTTTACCAGATTGGGATGCCAAAATCGAACATTTATCTGGTGGTGAGCGTCGTCGTGTGGCACTTTGTCGTTTATTACTCGAAAAACCAGATATGCTCTTATTAGACGAACCAACCAACCACCTAGATGCGGAATCGGTAGCATGGTTAGAGCGTTTCTTACATGACTACGAAGGTACTGTTGTGGCAATTACCCACGACCGTTACTTCTTAGATAACGTAGCAGGCTGGATCTTAGAGCTTGACCGTGGTGAAGGTATTCCTTGGGAAGGTAACTACTCTTCTTGGTTAGAGCAAAAAGAGAAACGTTTAGAGCAAGAACAAGCGGCTGAAAATGCGCGCCAAAAATCAATTGCGAAAGAGTTAGAATGGGTTCGTCAAAATCCAAAAGGTCGTCAAGCGAAAAGTAAAGCACGTATGGCTCGCTTTGATGAGTTGAACTCTGGCGAATATCAAAAACGTAATGAGACCAACGAACTCTTTATTCCACCTGGTCCACGTTTAGGTGATAAAGTGATTGAAGTAGAACATCTCACTAAATCTTACGGTGATCGCACTTTAATTGATGATTTATCATTTAGCATTCCAAAAGGGGCTATCGTGGGCATTATCGGGGCGAACGGTGCGGGTAAATCAACCCTATTCCGTATGCTTTCAGGCCAAGAACAACCCGATAGCGGCTCAATTACGATGGGTGAAACCGTTGTGCTTGCTTCTGTCGATCAGTTCCGTGACTCAATGGATGATAAGAAAACCGTATGGGAAGAAGTGTCTAACGGACAAGATGTTCTCACTATTGGTAACTTTGAAATTCCAAGCCGTGCGTATGTTGGACGTTTCAACTTCAAAGGCGTAGATCAACAAAAACGTGTGGGCGAATTATCAGGTGGTGAACGTGGTCGTTTACACTTAGCTAAACTTCTACAACGTGGTGGTAACGTACTGTTATTGGACGAACCGACCAATGACTTAGACGTTGAAACCTTACGTGCGTTAGAAAATGCGATCCTAGAATTCCCTGGCTGTGCAATGGTAATTTCGCATGACCGTTGGTTCTTAGACCGTATTGCGACTCATATTTTAGATTACGGTGATGAAGGCAAAGTAACTTTCTACGAAGGTAACTTCTCAGACTACGAAGAGTGGAAAAAGAAAACCTTAGGTGAAGCTGCAACACAACCGCATCGTATTAAATATAAACGTATTGCAAAATAA
- the zevB gene encoding zinc transporter permease subunit ZevB, with product MNNTKLKLAAVLAGVLGVIFWLLPWLFVQVAAWQKAFNLLISENLHQIQANSVIAGLWLIFAAFAYGVLHALGPGHGKFIIAGYLSTHQTQLKSSLWLSLLSSITQGIVAITATSIVVVALNLSSKYFKLSQLWLERSALILLVLLGGYWMMQGLQGLAKKRKLLIKSVRPISIKSHTQRIMPQSNIPSDTCGCGHQHLPNQHQLSQSSDLKWQLLVILTIGMRPCSGAIFVLFLAYMLDLYSWGILAVLAMSFGTGLMLSVFALLVLYARERALRLGRWYGKKGESPKMQAMVKCLAGGIMIFFAFSLLYASTTQPIGGAALFGG from the coding sequence GTGAATAATACAAAATTAAAATTAGCGGCTGTATTAGCCGGTGTATTGGGCGTTATTTTCTGGCTTTTACCTTGGTTGTTTGTGCAAGTTGCTGCTTGGCAAAAAGCTTTCAATCTTTTAATTTCAGAAAACCTTCATCAAATTCAAGCCAACTCCGTTATTGCTGGCTTGTGGTTGATTTTTGCAGCTTTTGCCTATGGCGTATTACATGCCTTAGGGCCGGGGCACGGTAAATTTATTATTGCCGGTTATCTTTCTACCCATCAAACTCAACTGAAAAGCAGTTTATGGTTAAGTTTATTATCCTCTATCACTCAGGGAATTGTTGCGATTACTGCAACGTCTATTGTGGTGGTTGCCCTCAATCTTTCATCTAAATATTTTAAATTGAGCCAACTCTGGTTAGAGCGTAGCGCACTTATATTATTGGTTTTATTAGGTGGGTATTGGATGATGCAGGGCCTACAAGGACTGGCAAAAAAACGGAAATTGTTGATTAAATCAGTTCGTCCGATATCAATAAAATCTCATACTCAGCGCATTATGCCACAAAGCAATATACCTTCGGACACTTGTGGTTGTGGACATCAACATTTACCTAACCAACATCAATTAAGCCAATCTTCGGATTTAAAATGGCAGTTGTTGGTTATTTTAACCATTGGAATGCGTCCTTGTAGCGGCGCTATTTTTGTGCTTTTTCTGGCATATATGTTAGATCTTTATAGCTGGGGGATTCTCGCAGTATTAGCAATGTCATTCGGAACTGGATTAATGCTGTCTGTATTTGCATTATTAGTTCTCTATGCTCGTGAACGAGCACTACGACTAGGGCGTTGGTATGGTAAGAAAGGAGAATCTCCAAAAATGCAGGCGATGGTCAAATGCTTGGCCGGAGGGATAATGATTTTCTTTGCATTTAGTCTGCTCTATGCAAGTACCACCCAACCTATTGGCGGAGCTGCACTATTTGGTGGCTAG